The Niallia circulans nucleotide sequence AACATTGCCCTAGTATTATTGGTAATATTGCTTGGAAGTACACTTGGCTGGTCCTCTTTCTTGCTTGTACAGCTGCCGATTTTTCTTATTTCTGGCTCTGTTGGAGTTTGGTTGTTTTATGTGCAGCATACTTTTGAGGATACGTATTTCGAGGAAGATGAAAATTGGGACTATGTTAAGGCTGCTGTTGAAGGAAGCTCCTATTATCACCTGCCGAAATGGATGCAATGGCTGACAGGTAATATTGGCTACCACCATGTTCATCATTTAAGTCCAAGAGTTCCTAATTATAATTTAGAGCAGGTTCATAATGAGACGGAACCTTTGCGGAATGTACCAACTGTAACACTGGTAAGCAGTCTCCGTTCTTTGAAGTTCCGATTGTGGGACGAAAAAGACAAAAAGTTTATTAGCTTCTATGAATGGAAAAAACAAAAGAAATCACTTAAATTGTCTGCCGGATCAGGGATGCAATAACATAAACCAATTTAGCAGCAATTATGCCATTAATTGCTGCTAAATTATGTTAAACTGAACAGATGACAGCCAATAAATAATGAGGTTTGAAACTGATGATCAAAAAATTAGAGGTACTAAAAAAGAGCACCGGCATTTCTCCTTATATATGGACATTACTTACTATTTTGCCCTTTTATTTTATATTTCACGCCTCTTCAGCGGTTGATGTGATTGCCGGTATTATCCTTACAATTTTATTTTTTCTGTTTTATAGATTAGCCTATCTTTCAAAAGGCTGGACGATATATTTATGGCCCTCCCTTTTAATCGGGATATCCACCTTTGCCATTTATGCATACAGCTATGTATATTTTTCTTTTTTTCTGTCGTACTTTATCGGTAATATAAAAAAACAAATTCCCTATTTTGTCCTTTACTTTATTCACTTGGCGGTTACAACTTTCGCCATTTACTACAAAGTCATAATTGGCGATGCCTTGCTGTTAAAGCAGCTTCCGTTTGTGCTTATTATTTGGTTTGGCGTTATTTTATTGCCATTGACCATTCATAACCGCAAAGAGAGAGGCCAGCTGCAGGAAAAGCTGGAGGATGCGAATAAGCGCATATCCAATTTAGTTAAACTAGAGGAAAGACAGCGAATTGCCAGAGACCTTCATGATACACTTGGCCAAAAGCTCTCCCTTATCGGCTTAAAAAGTGATTTAGCAAGAAAATTAGTTTACAAGGACCCTGAACAAGCCCGCTTGGAGCTTAAGGATATTCAGCATACTTCAAGAACAGCATTAAATGAAGTCCGAAAAATGGTCTCTGAAATGCGTGGCATTAAATTGAGAGACGAGCTTCTCCTCGTCAAAAAAGTATTAGAAGCGGCTGAAATAACCTTGGTTAGCGATATTGCTTCCAATCTTAAAATGTCATCGATTGCAGAAAACATTATAAGCATGTGCTTAAAAGAGGCTGTTACAAATGTAGTTCGCCATAGCAATGCCACCTCTTGTTATATAAGCATCAGCCAAAATAAAAAAGAAACAATCATGGAAATTAAAGATAATGGAACAAGCCCTTTTAAGGAAGAGGATACTCATAATGGAAACGGATTAACTGGCATGCGAGAACGTTTGGATTTTATAAACGGTACTTTAGAGATTTCCGTGAATGAGGGAACAATATTAACAATCGTAATTCCACATGATGGGAAATTAATCGAAAGGGAGGAGTTATTATGATCCGGATTGTCATTGCCGAAGACCAGCGCCTGCTTTTAGGTGCTTTAGGTTCCTTACTTGATTTAGAAGATGATATTACAGTTGTCGGCAAAGCAAATAATGGTGAAGAAGCAATCCAGCTTGTTAAGGAAAAAAATCCTGATATTTGTATCATGGATATAGAAATGCCTGCCAAGACTGGCTTGGAAGCAGCGGAAGAACTCATGAATCATCCTTGCAAAGTCATTATCTTAACTACCTTTGCCAGATCAGGCTATTTCCAGCGTGCTTTAAAGTCTGGCGTATCGGCATATTTGCTTAAGGATAGTCCAAGCGATGATTTGGCAAAAAGCATCCGCAGTGTGATGGAAGGAAAAAGAATATACGCACCAGAGTTGGTTGATGATGTATATAAAGAAGAAAATCCCCTAACAGAGCGGGAAAAAGAAGTGCTTATGCTAGTTGCAGATGGAAAAAATACTAAAGAGATTGCTCAAGAGCTATCAATTAAAACAGGGACGGTACGCAACTATATCAGTATGATTCTCGATAAATTAGAAGTGAAAAATCGCATAGAAGCCATCACAAGATTTAAGGAAAAAGGATGGTTTAAATAAAAAAGGACTGAATCCAGTCCTTTTTTTGTCTTTACGCTACTTAAGCCATTCGCTGCTAATTAATCTTTTGTAACTAGTTTTAGCGGTGCAGCAATGTTTTCCTCGACCTTTTTACCTTGTAAAACGTCTCTTGCAGCATTTACTGCAAGCTTACCAATCAGTTCTGGCTGCTGAGCAACTGTCGCTTCCAAGTCTCCTTCTTTAATAGCATTCAGGGCGTCGTCATTTCCATCAAATCCAATGACCGCAACATCCTTCCCAGAGCTGTTAATTGCTTCAATAGCACCTAATGCCATTTCATCATTATGAGCAAATACTGCTTTAACATCAGGGTTTGCTTGCAGCAGGTTTTCCATGACAGTTAAGCCTTTTGTCCGGTCAAAATCAGCTGCTTGCTTAGCAATGATATTCAATTGCTTGTCCGCTATGTTATGAAATCCTTGACCTCTTTCCCGTGTTGCTGATGCCCCTGGCACCCCTTCTAATTCAATAACCTCTGCTTTTTCTCCTAACTTTTCAAGCAGATAATTTGCTGCCATTTCTCCACCCTTAATGTTATCGGAGGCTACTAATGCTTCTACCTTCCCTTTATCTGCTGAGCGATCTAATGTAACTACAGGTATACCGATATTATTTGCTGATTGAACAGCAGTTGAAATAGAAGCCGAATCGGTTGGATTAATAAGCAATGCATCTACCCCTTGCTGAATTAAATCCTCAACATCATTCACCTGTTTTGCCGAATCATTTTGTGCATCAACGATAATAACTTCCATCCCTAAGCTTTCCGCTTCTTTAACGACTCCATCTTTTAATGAAACGAAAAATGGGTTGTTTAATGTCGAAACCGATAAACCAATTTTTATATCCTTTAGATTCTCCTTTTTAGCTGGTTTCGCCCATGAAGGCGGTTGCATAGAACAAGCACTTAGGAGTAAAAGTGTTAGTGTTAAACATATAACAATTAATTTTTTCATGATAATCTCTCCCTATACTACTTTTTACGATCAAGTAATACTGCAATTAATATAACAATCCCCTTAACTACCATTTGATAGAAGGATGATACGCCAAGCAAATTCAAGCCGTTATTTAACGTACCGATAATTAACGCACCAATGAGTGTCCCAAAAATGCGTCCTTTGCCTCCTGATAGGCTTGTCCCTCCTAACACAACCGCTGCAATCGCATCAAGTTCATAGGAAGTACCGGCTGTTGGCTGTGCTGAATTCAAACGAGATGTCAAAATCGCTCCTGCCAAAGCTGCAAGCATACCGGAAAGACTATAAATCATGATTTTTACTTTTGGTACTTTAATTCCTGAGATTAAAGCTGCCTTTTCATTGCCACCAATCGCATATGTTTTGCGACCAAATGGAGTTTTGTGCAAAAGAATGAATAAGAATACAAATGCTAGGATCATTGTTATAGCTGGTACAGGTATGCCAAGAAAATATCCACGACCAAATAACTGAAACAGATAATTATCTCCAAGACCAGTTATCGGGTTTCCGCCAGTATAAACAAGGGTTAAGCCTCTGAAGATCGTCATTGTTGCTAGTGTCGCAATAAATGGTGCCATTTTTCCGATAGTAATAAATAATCCATTGACCATTCCCATTACTGCCCCAAGAATACAGCCAACTAAAATGGCAACAATCGGGTCTACGCCAGCTACCATCATTCCTGCTGTCAACGCACTTGATAATGCAAGGATGGCTCCGACAGATAAATCAATTCCTCCAGTCAAAATAACAAAGGTCATTCCAAAAGCTATCAGTGCATTAATGGCAACCTGCCGTAATAAATTTAATAGATTCAAAGGTTCAAGGAAACTAGGATTCAAGATGGACACAATCACAACTAATAAAAATAGCCCAAGTAATGGTCCTAACTTTTGAGTAATAGCATTCATCATATTCGTCTTGCTCGGTTGTGTTACTGTATTAAGGGGATTCATATTATTGACCTCCTGTTGCCAATGTCATAATTTTTTCTTGGGTCGCATTCTCTTTCAATAATTCTCCATTTACTTTTCCTTCATGGACGACGAGGATTCGATCACTCATGCCAAGAATTTCAGGTAATTCGGAAGATACCATGATAATAGCAACACCACGCTCCGTTAACTCATTCATTAGCTGATAAATCTCTCTTTTCGCACCAACATCAACTCCTCTTGTTGGTTCGTCTAAAATGAGCAGCTTTGGTCCTATTCCTACCCACTTGGCAATGACAACTTTTTGCTGATTTCCGCCTGAGAGTCTGCCAACAGCGATATCCTTGGATTCTGTTTTGACTGTTAAGCGTTTAATCAGCATATTAACAAAGTCTGTCTCACTTTTTTCACGGATAATTCCTTTTGGAGCAAAGCTTGCAAGAGTTGGCAATACAATATTATCTTTTATAGAGAAATCAAGAATTAACCCTTCATCCTTGCGATCCTCTGTAATGAAGCCGATACCTAACTTAACAGCCTGAACTGGCGTCTTAATCTGCACTTTCTTGCCATTAATCCATATTTCACCACTATCACTTGAATCAAGACCAAAGATCGTCCTCATAATTTCGGTTCGCCCTGCACCCATCAAGCCTGAAACCCCAACGATTTCTCCAGCACAAACGGAGAAGTTGATGTTCTCAAAAGAGTCTTTTTTTGTTAATCCCTTTACTTGAAGAACCGTTTCACCCAAACTATGATTTCTAGTCGGAAAGCGGTCTGTTAATTCTCTCCCAACCATTTTTCTAACAACCTCATCAAAATTGGTTGCAGGAATGGCCTTCGTATCAACGGTTTTTCCATCACGCATAACGGTAATCCTGTCACAGATAGCGAAAATCTCCTCCATTCGATGTGAAATATAGACGATGGATACGCCTTCCTTTTTCAAAGAAGTAATCACATCAAACAGTTTACTGATTTCCCTTTCGGTTAGTGCAGCAGTTGGTTCATCCATAATAATCACTTTTGCTTCTGTCATTAATGCCTTCGCAATTTCAATCATTTGCTGTTCCCCAACAGAACAGCTACCCGCCTCTTTATCCAAAGGAATGGATACGGATAATCGCTCAAATTGCTTTTTTGCTAACGCTTTCATTTCGGTGGTTTTTAACAGCCCAAAGGAATTCTTACGTTCCTTGCCAATAAATAAGTTATCAAGAACAGTCATATCAGGCCAAATATTTAATTCCTGATGGATAAAGGTTACGCCGCTTTGCTCAGCTTCTTTTGGATTTCTAAAATAGGTTTCCTTTCCATCAATGGTAATTTTGCCGTTATCTCGCGCATGCAATCCTGTAAGAACATTCATCATTGTTGATTTTCCTGCACCATTTTCCCCCATTAGCGCATGTACTTCCCCATCCACCAAATCAAAATCAACACCAGTTAAAACTTGATTGGTTCCGAACGCTTTATGGATGTTTTCCATTGTAATTCGCATCGTTTTCACCTCATTTAATTAAAAAATACTCCTGATTGTAAAATACAATTTGCGTATGGTGTAATCTCACCTGTACGAATGACTGCTTTAGCTTGCTTCGTTAATTGTTTAAACTCCTCGTGGGAAACGTTTTCAATTCCCTTATCGGCGAATTTATCCTTTATGTAGCTAGCATGTTCAGGGTTGCCTGCTTCTATTTCAGATGCAATGATCACTTTTTCGATAACCATATCCTCTTCCACGGCATTCACAACATCTATAAATGAAGGAATGCCGCCTTTAATTGCTAAATCAATCTTTTTAACATCAGCTGGAATTGGTAAACCAGCGTCTGCGATTACTATATAATCTGTATGACCGAGATCAGCTAAAATCTTCGCAATGTGACTATTTAAAATGCCAGAACGTTTCATATTTATAAACTCCCTTCTACTTCTTCTCTTGTTGGCATCCCGCCTTGTGCACCGAATTTTGTTACAGACAAAGAGGCAGCCCGATTAGCAAAACGAATGCTATCTTCCATGCTTTTACCTTCAGCAACCGCAACTGCAAATGCTGCATTAAAGGTATCTCCTGCACCAGTTGTATCAACTGCTTCAACAGAATACGCTGGAATAAGTCTTTCCTTTTCACCATCATAATAACGAACTCCGTTTTGACCTTCTGTAACTAATAATTTATTAGGAAACTCTTTAAATACTTCAGCGATATTCTTGTCTTTAAAAAGAATTGCCGCCTCTGATTCATTTGGTGTCAGATAAGCAGCCCTTTCAATGACTTCTTTACTTATAGGTCTTGCAGGCGCTGGGTTAAGTAATAAGGGCACATCATTTGCAAAACAAATTTCTGCCACATATTCGACTGTTTCCTCTGGAATTTCCTGCTGAATAAGGACAATATCGGACGCAATAATTGTATTAAGTGCTCTTTCAACTAAATCAGGTGTGACATAATCATTAGCACCTTTTACGACAATAATGCTGTTATCACCCTCTGCTAAAGTAATATGTGCTGTGCCTGTTTCTGTATGTGTAACCCGTTCCACATAGGTTGTATCAACACCATTATCAGCCAAATTGGTTATGATTTTCTCCCCAAACTCGTCGACTCCAACACATCCAATCATATTTACTTCTGCACCGAGCCTTGCAGCTGCAACAGCCTGGTTAGCTCCTTTTCCACCAGGAACTGTCTTAAAGCTTTCTCCAATAATCGTTTCCCCTTGATGTGGTCGTTTTGCTGCAGTTACAACTAAATCGATAGAAGAACTGCCAATAGTCGTGATTTTAATCATTTTTCTCCACCTTTCTTGTCGTTTGCCTTTCTATAAAGGTTACAGGCAATTCAATATTCTTTAGTGCTAACGGCTTGTTATTTATAATGTTCATTAATAGTTTGGCAGCTTCCCTCCCCATATCATAGGCAGGCTGTCTTATAGTTGAAAGGGATGGAAACAGCAGCTTGCTAAGCGGAATATCATCATATCCTATAATTTGCAAATCTTCTGGAATAGATCTTCCGATGCGCAGTGCCTCATGTAATATCGCTGCCGCACTTAGATCATTGCTGGCAATTATTCCATCTGTTTCAGGAAACTTCTCAAATAAGTTTTTAGCCATTTTTTCGGCATCATAAAAGCTAAACGATGATGTAATCACTTGAAAGTCCACATTAGCAGCACACAACTCATCAACTGCACCCTTGAATCTGTCTTGTGCAGTCCTTAATTCAATCGGACCTCTTAGTAATGCGATTCGTTTACTGCCTCTTCTGACCATTTCTTGTGCTGCTTTTTTTCCTCCATCCACTCCATCTGCATAAACAGAAGGATAACTTCCTGTTATGCGATCAAGTAAAACGACAGGGAAAGAAAGATTTTCGTAAAGGTTCGTTTCAGCCTGATTAGTTGCTGAAATAATTCCGATTACATTATTTTGTTTAAAAGTTTGTATGTAATCTATTTCTTTTTCTAATTTCTCATCAGCATTGCCAATAATTAAGTGGAGTCCTTGCTCCTGCATTTCATCCTCTACCCCACGAGCTAGCTCAGGAAAGAAGGGATTACGAATATCGGGGAGCAATAACCCTATTAATCTTGATTTTTTTTTATATAAAGATCTTGCTACTTCATTTGGTTTATAATTTAATTCTTTTATTGCGTCGTTAACGAGCTTCCTCGTATCTTCATGTGCATAGCCTTTGTTGTTTAATACTCGTGAAACGGTTGCCACAGATACTCCGGCTCTTTTGGCAACATCCCGTATTGTAGCCATGAACTCACCTCTTTTGTGTAACCGGTTACACACATAGTAACCTATTATTTTTTGGTGCGCAAGATATATAATTTGATAATCTGCCGAGGTTTCTTAGAATTACTAAAAGAGGCTGAGACAAAGTATTCAAGTCTAAATCAAAGACCGAACTAATTAATCGTTTATTGATTAATATTTAATTTTTTGTGGTTTTCCGTTTAAAACAATCATTTTTAATCTTAGTGGAATGAAGAGGAGGCCACTCGACTCCTGCGGGAAATAGGGGAAAGGCTGATACCCCGCAGGCGAGACGTGGAGGCTAAAGCTTCCTCCCCGCGGAAAGCGAGTGGGTGTAGCGTAATGAAACGAACCATTTTTAAAGGAATACTCTATTGATAATTCCATGCCTCATTATTTCAAAGTTAGATAAAAGTATAATTGTTTGTCTTCAGGAAGGGGTATTTTTGTTTTGTCCCAGCCTCTTTTGTATATTTTTCGATAAAAAACATACCAATCACTCTTAATAAGTGTTTTCCGTAATTACCACTCCCATAATCAAAACTTTACATTTAGTTAGCTTCCTGAAACAAGTTCCAACGTGACTTGTTTGTTCGCTGCTTGAAGTTCCTCTATTCTGTGTCTAAAGCTAACAACTTCACCAACAACAATCATTGCCGGGTTTTTTATTCTCGTCTTTTGAGCGATACTAACAATTGTTCCAATTGTACCTGTTACTGTTTTTTGTCCTGATGTTGTACCTTCTTGAATGATGGCGACTGGTGTATCCTCCCGCTTACCATGCTTCACTAATTGGTCACATATATACGGCAAATTTCCAACTCCCATATAGATAGCTAATGTATCCACCCCATTAATAAGACTTTCCCACTTAATATCTGCTGGTTCTCCGTTTTTGCAATGACCGGTAATGATTGCAAATGAGTTACCAAGCTCCCTATGTGTGATGGGAATTCCGGCATAAGCTGGGGCCGCAATTCCAGCTGTTATACCCGGTACGATTTCATAAGGAATATTATTCCTTACCAATTCCTCAATCTCTTCCGCCCCTCTGCCGAACACAAAAGGGTCCCCACCTTTAAGTCTAGTAACCACTTTTCCTGAGCGAGCAGATTGCACTAACAGCTGGTTAATCATTTCTTGTGGCATTGTATGATAGTTTGGCTGTTTGCCACAATAAATGAATTCTGCACCAGATTTTGCTTCCTGCAGTAATTCTCTGTTGACTAACCGGTCATATACAATAACATCTGCCTGCTGTATACATTTCAAACCTTTAATTGTAAGTAAGTCAGGATTACCCGGGCCTGCTCCAACTATATAAACTTTCCCCATCATCATGCCTCCCTTTAAATCATCTGTTAAGTTTCAGCAATATATTCTTCCTGTTCTGAAACTACCATGCTAGTTTTCTTTTTCACTTTATGATGAGTAAAGTATAATGCTAGACCTGTGAATACAACTCCACTTACCATATTGCCGAATAGTACAGGGAGCTGATTCCATAGCCACCAATCTGCTACCGAAACATCTGCACCTAACATCATCCCTGCCGGAATGACAAACATATTTACGACAGCATGTTCAAACCCTTGAGCAAAGAAGATTAAAATCGGCAACCACATTGCAGCAATTTTTCCAATTGTACTTGTCGATGTCATCGCCATGACTGCCCCTAATGTTACCATCCAATTACATAGCAATGCTTTTACAAAAACGACGATTAAACCATCGCTTCCGAGGTTTGCATACATAAGAGTTTTTGCTTCTGCAACTGCAATAATTTTTGTGGCGATTGCATTGTCAGGCACATGACTTAACTGTGTTATTGCGATAACATAAAGTAAAGCATACAGTCCTGCACCTAATAAATGACCAATTATGACCCAAAACCAGTTCGAAAGCATTTGAAAAATGGATACCCTTTTTTCTAAAACCGCTAACGGGATGAGCGCAAAGCTGCCTGTTACTAATTCAAGTCCGAGCAGGATGATTAGTACAAAACAAGCCGGAAATAATATTGCTCCAAAAATCCCCATGCCTGTTTGAATTTCAGCTGTGAATGCCAATGTCGTCCCGAATCCAAGAAGGGCTCCTGCAAGCCCACCTCGTATTAACATATCTATAACAGATAATTTCGCTTTTGCTTCACCTGCCTCAATCATGCCCTGCACTACTTGATCTGTCTTTACGAATGACATGGTATTCCTCCTTTTGTAAAATCAGATAACAATGTATACAAGGTTTTCTTCCACTTCCACTTTATATGCTTTCACACAACCATGATCTGGTGCTTGAACCTGGCCGTCACACACATTGATTTTCCAGTCATGCATCGGGCAAAAAACATGTTCTCCGCTTACCATTCCTTCCGCAAGGACCCCGCCCTTATGGGGACATCGATTCTTTATTGCACGGACCTTCCCATTTGCCAGCTTAAATAACGCAATTTCTTCCTTCCCAACAAAAGCCGTTTTCCCGAGGCGTTCTGGCAAATCCGAATATTTACCGATTAAGACTCTTCCTAGTGTATTTTCCATAACTACTCCCCCCTACCTATTATTTAGAAGCTACTGGAACATGAACTGTTTCATAAAGTCTTTTTACTAAATTTTCATCCTTAAGTGTTTCACTCCATGGTTCTTGAACGGTTGCTAACGTTATATCCATCCGTTTATTCAGTTCAGCGCGGAAGTCTTTATCATCAAGTTTTTCCTTTACATGATCAATTCCAAGACGGCCAACCCAGACAGATGTTCTTTCTAAATAATTCGCTGTTTCTCGGTAGTACTGTAAAAAGGCCCCAGTCCATTCAAGTACCTCAGCTTTTGTTTTAACCTTAACGAATAAATCCCCTTCCCTAAGGTCTGTCCCTGCATTACCTCCTACATACAGCTCCCAAACTCCATCTAAACCAACAACTCCAACGTCCTTAATTCCGCTTTCAGCACAG carries:
- the rbsK gene encoding ribokinase; protein product: MIKITTIGSSSIDLVVTAAKRPHQGETIIGESFKTVPGGKGANQAVAAARLGAEVNMIGCVGVDEFGEKIITNLADNGVDTTYVERVTHTETGTAHITLAEGDNSIIVVKGANDYVTPDLVERALNTIIASDIVLIQQEIPEETVEYVAEICFANDVPLLLNPAPARPISKEVIERAAYLTPNESEAAILFKDKNIAEVFKEFPNKLLVTEGQNGVRYYDGEKERLIPAYSVEAVDTTGAGDTFNAAFAVAVAEGKSMEDSIRFANRAASLSVTKFGAQGGMPTREEVEGSL
- a CDS encoding formate/nitrite transporter family protein: MSFVKTDQVVQGMIEAGEAKAKLSVIDMLIRGGLAGALLGFGTTLAFTAEIQTGMGIFGAILFPACFVLIILLGLELVTGSFALIPLAVLEKRVSIFQMLSNWFWVIIGHLLGAGLYALLYVIAITQLSHVPDNAIATKIIAVAEAKTLMYANLGSDGLIVVFVKALLCNWMVTLGAVMAMTSTSTIGKIAAMWLPILIFFAQGFEHAVVNMFVIPAGMMLGADVSVADWWLWNQLPVLFGNMVSGVVFTGLALYFTHHKVKKKTSMVVSEQEEYIAET
- a CDS encoding sensor histidine kinase → MIKKLEVLKKSTGISPYIWTLLTILPFYFIFHASSAVDVIAGIILTILFFLFYRLAYLSKGWTIYLWPSLLIGISTFAIYAYSYVYFSFFLSYFIGNIKKQIPYFVLYFIHLAVTTFAIYYKVIIGDALLLKQLPFVLIIWFGVILLPLTIHNRKERGQLQEKLEDANKRISNLVKLEERQRIARDLHDTLGQKLSLIGLKSDLARKLVYKDPEQARLELKDIQHTSRTALNEVRKMVSEMRGIKLRDELLLVKKVLEAAEITLVSDIASNLKMSSIAENIISMCLKEAVTNVVRHSNATSCYISISQNKKETIMEIKDNGTSPFKEEDTHNGNGLTGMRERLDFINGTLEISVNEGTILTIVIPHDGKLIEREELL
- a CDS encoding sugar ABC transporter ATP-binding protein — encoded protein: MRITMENIHKAFGTNQVLTGVDFDLVDGEVHALMGENGAGKSTMMNVLTGLHARDNGKITIDGKETYFRNPKEAEQSGVTFIHQELNIWPDMTVLDNLFIGKERKNSFGLLKTTEMKALAKKQFERLSVSIPLDKEAGSCSVGEQQMIEIAKALMTEAKVIIMDEPTAALTEREISKLFDVITSLKKEGVSIVYISHRMEEIFAICDRITVMRDGKTVDTKAIPATNFDEVVRKMVGRELTDRFPTRNHSLGETVLQVKGLTKKDSFENINFSVCAGEIVGVSGLMGAGRTEIMRTIFGLDSSDSGEIWINGKKVQIKTPVQAVKLGIGFITEDRKDEGLILDFSIKDNIVLPTLASFAPKGIIREKSETDFVNMLIKRLTVKTESKDIAVGRLSGGNQQKVVIAKWVGIGPKLLILDEPTRGVDVGAKREIYQLMNELTERGVAIIMVSSELPEILGMSDRILVVHEGKVNGELLKENATQEKIMTLATGGQ
- the rbsD gene encoding D-ribose pyranase → MKRSGILNSHIAKILADLGHTDYIVIADAGLPIPADVKKIDLAIKGGIPSFIDVVNAVEEDMVIEKVIIASEIEAGNPEHASYIKDKFADKGIENVSHEEFKQLTKQAKAVIRTGEITPYANCILQSGVFFN
- a CDS encoding response regulator transcription factor, whose translation is MIRIVIAEDQRLLLGALGSLLDLEDDITVVGKANNGEEAIQLVKEKNPDICIMDIEMPAKTGLEAAEELMNHPCKVIILTTFARSGYFQRALKSGVSAYLLKDSPSDDLAKSIRSVMEGKRIYAPELVDDVYKEENPLTEREKEVLMLVADGKNTKEIAQELSIKTGTVRNYISMILDKLEVKNRIEAITRFKEKGWFK
- the rbsB gene encoding ribose ABC transporter substrate-binding protein RbsB, with the protein product MKKLIVICLTLTLLLLSACSMQPPSWAKPAKKENLKDIKIGLSVSTLNNPFFVSLKDGVVKEAESLGMEVIIVDAQNDSAKQVNDVEDLIQQGVDALLINPTDSASISTAVQSANNIGIPVVTLDRSADKGKVEALVASDNIKGGEMAANYLLEKLGEKAEVIELEGVPGASATRERGQGFHNIADKQLNIIAKQAADFDRTKGLTVMENLLQANPDVKAVFAHNDEMALGAIEAINSSGKDVAVIGFDGNDDALNAIKEGDLEATVAQQPELIGKLAVNAARDVLQGKKVEENIAAPLKLVTKD
- the rbsC gene encoding ribose ABC transporter permease RbsC → MMNAITQKLGPLLGLFLLVVIVSILNPSFLEPLNLLNLLRQVAINALIAFGMTFVILTGGIDLSVGAILALSSALTAGMMVAGVDPIVAILVGCILGAVMGMVNGLFITIGKMAPFIATLATMTIFRGLTLVYTGGNPITGLGDNYLFQLFGRGYFLGIPVPAITMILAFVFLFILLHKTPFGRKTYAIGGNEKAALISGIKVPKVKIMIYSLSGMLAALAGAILTSRLNSAQPTAGTSYELDAIAAVVLGGTSLSGGKGRIFGTLIGALIIGTLNNGLNLLGVSSFYQMVVKGIVILIAVLLDRKK
- the nirD gene encoding nitrite reductase small subunit NirD, with amino-acid sequence MENTLGRVLIGKYSDLPERLGKTAFVGKEEIALFKLANGKVRAIKNRCPHKGGVLAEGMVSGEHVFCPMHDWKINVCDGQVQAPDHGCVKAYKVEVEENLVYIVI
- a CDS encoding LacI family DNA-binding transcriptional regulator yields the protein MATIRDVAKRAGVSVATVSRVLNNKGYAHEDTRKLVNDAIKELNYKPNEVARSLYKKKSRLIGLLLPDIRNPFFPELARGVEDEMQEQGLHLIIGNADEKLEKEIDYIQTFKQNNVIGIISATNQAETNLYENLSFPVVLLDRITGSYPSVYADGVDGGKKAAQEMVRRGSKRIALLRGPIELRTAQDRFKGAVDELCAANVDFQVITSSFSFYDAEKMAKNLFEKFPETDGIIASNDLSAAAILHEALRIGRSIPEDLQIIGYDDIPLSKLLFPSLSTIRQPAYDMGREAAKLLMNIINNKPLALKNIELPVTFIERQTTRKVEKND
- the cobA gene encoding uroporphyrinogen-III C-methyltransferase, which produces MGKVYIVGAGPGNPDLLTIKGLKCIQQADVIVYDRLVNRELLQEAKSGAEFIYCGKQPNYHTMPQEMINQLLVQSARSGKVVTRLKGGDPFVFGRGAEEIEELVRNNIPYEIVPGITAGIAAPAYAGIPITHRELGNSFAIITGHCKNGEPADIKWESLINGVDTLAIYMGVGNLPYICDQLVKHGKREDTPVAIIQEGTTSGQKTVTGTIGTIVSIAQKTRIKNPAMIVVGEVVSFRHRIEELQAANKQVTLELVSGS